One region of uncultured Methanolobus sp. genomic DNA includes:
- a CDS encoding ABC transporter permease: protein MKNDRNSFVFRLVLTLFVILVINFFLPRMMPGDPFSTTSDDDSGDEVIIMTDEQRQYYMSYYGLDKPVHEQFLVYLKNLLKADLGRSIYYKMPVSDVIMLHLPWTMMIVFGSTVISTVAGVILGTFSAKNRKKGSDRLMMTGMIAFAEIPSFLLGLILLLIFSVHFRLFPLAGAITPFAHYSGLAEQLWDILYHAFLPVMTLSLAQLTGVYLLTRNTLITVTTKDYIRTARAKGLGEKTVWTRHALRNALLPVVTRAGFMIGIMMGGVVLVESVFSYPGIGMTLRSAVVGRDYPLIQGILLVIAVSILICNLLVDKIYGKLDPRVTI from the coding sequence ATGAAAAATGACAGGAATTCATTTGTTTTCAGGTTAGTGTTAACACTTTTTGTAATTCTTGTCATTAATTTCTTCCTCCCTCGAATGATGCCGGGAGACCCATTCTCCACAACGTCCGACGACGATTCAGGAGATGAGGTCATTATAATGACAGATGAACAGCGGCAGTATTACATGAGCTATTACGGACTGGATAAACCAGTGCACGAACAATTCCTGGTATATTTGAAGAACCTGCTCAAAGCTGACCTTGGGAGGAGCATATACTACAAAATGCCGGTCAGTGATGTGATAATGCTCCATCTTCCCTGGACTATGATGATAGTCTTTGGGTCAACAGTTATCAGCACGGTTGCCGGTGTGATTCTTGGAACATTCTCGGCAAAGAACCGGAAAAAAGGAAGTGACAGGTTAATGATGACCGGCATGATAGCTTTTGCTGAAATACCTTCATTTTTGCTTGGCCTGATACTTCTTCTTATCTTTAGCGTACATTTCAGACTTTTTCCGCTTGCAGGTGCAATCACTCCCTTTGCACACTACAGTGGACTTGCAGAACAGCTATGGGATATATTATACCATGCCTTCCTGCCTGTTATGACCCTGTCACTGGCACAACTTACCGGTGTCTATTTACTCACCAGAAATACCTTGATCACAGTAACCACGAAGGATTATATCCGAACCGCCCGGGCTAAAGGACTGGGTGAAAAAACGGTATGGACCAGGCATGCACTCAGAAATGCATTACTTCCGGTGGTGACAAGAGCAGGGTTCATGATAGGTATCATGATGGGTGGAGTTGTGCTGGTGGAGAGTGTATTTTCTTATCCTGGAATTGGAATGACCCTGCGAAGTGCTGTTGTAGGTCGTGATTATCCGCTCATTCAGGGAATCCTGCTGGTAATTGCAGTTTCCATACTTATCTGCAATCTGCTGGTTGACAAGATATACGGGAAACTTGACCCGAGGGTTACGATATGA
- a CDS encoding methyltransferase domain-containing protein, which produces MQQKDNIKNLIDCWNKVSGNRMNIQDEGRMAEVWNKRSVTYAKNMEKDRRQKKTDEILAFLDECGFEPDGARILDIGCGPGTLSLPLSKMGADVTSLDISSGMLDRLKDSVKQESLPIDIIECSWWTADIDELGFRNEFDLVIASMTPGIKDVESFERMMACSRKFCYYSNFLRRKEDKAYRDIRSSILGESSANNMNGGMNFPFMYLYLAGYRPSVKLNHAEWKEEASWQETADRAIDFIGRGQDFDDETKQKIMDYYQNVAVDGKYVSESDVYTGMMVWEV; this is translated from the coding sequence TTGCAGCAAAAAGATAATATCAAAAACCTGATCGACTGCTGGAATAAAGTTTCCGGCAATCGTATGAATATTCAGGATGAGGGCAGGATGGCAGAAGTCTGGAACAAACGTTCAGTGACCTATGCCAAAAATATGGAGAAGGACAGGAGACAGAAGAAAACCGATGAAATTCTTGCATTCCTTGATGAATGTGGGTTTGAGCCGGATGGAGCAAGGATTCTGGATATTGGATGCGGCCCCGGGACTTTATCCCTTCCTCTTTCAAAAATGGGAGCAGACGTTACTTCGCTTGACATATCTTCCGGAATGCTCGACAGACTTAAAGATTCTGTAAAACAGGAGTCACTTCCTATAGATATCATTGAATGCTCCTGGTGGACCGCAGACATAGACGAGCTTGGATTCAGAAATGAATTCGACCTTGTAATTGCCTCTATGACTCCCGGAATAAAAGACGTTGAGAGTTTCGAAAGGATGATGGCATGCTCAAGGAAGTTTTGCTATTACAGTAATTTCCTGAGAAGGAAAGAAGATAAAGCATATCGCGATATCCGCAGCTCAATACTTGGTGAAAGTTCAGCGAATAACATGAATGGGGGGATGAACTTCCCTTTCATGTATCTCTATCTCGCGGGTTACAGGCCGTCTGTCAAACTCAATCATGCAGAGTGGAAAGAGGAAGCAAGCTGGCAGGAAACAGCAGACCGTGCAATTGACTTCATTGGACGAGGTCAGGATTTTGATGATGAAACAAAACAGAAGATAATGGATTATTATCAAAATGTCGCTGTAGATGGAAAATATGTTTCAGAGTCAGATGTGTACACTGGTATGATGGTCTGGGAAGTTTAA
- a CDS encoding ABC transporter substrate-binding protein: protein MNKKRLLILFSAFLIFLVLMTAGCVDQKDTQASITTSDTDAGSEKVDVVRLSGGDYGYPQPFSIYPRGPGSSKVGMIFDCLVERSDTGIVPWLAESWETSSDGMEYTFYLREGVSWSDGEPFTADDVQFTFDYEQKNIPVSGGIEDGVVDSVQVVDGNTVKFILTQPVSSFLYEMTGFKVIPKHIYENIDDPTGFLDPEAVTGTGPFLLEEYNKEHGTYRFVTNENFWGSDTAVEAVEFVPVSDALVSFEQGEIDFTSISPDTLDRFTSDPAIRVVQQPAFWGYQFYFNMNKCTELNDKKIRQAFVYAIDREELVETIGRGAGKPGEMGILPEDHIWYNSDQPEYEYNPDKAGELLDEAGWIDTDGDGVRDKNGESLSYILSLGSGEVRIGELIKERLSEVGIDVQVKALESKSRDANLNTGDFELAISGFGGWGRDADYLRTRYCDTNSGSDSVASGAAIFGYHNDTLNDLGTQELQELDDEKRKEIVYEMQAVLADDIPTIPLYYTTKYDAWRISTYDGWVSAYDHHAKTHCIFSYLKRD from the coding sequence ATGAATAAAAAAAGGTTATTGATATTATTTTCAGCATTCCTGATATTTCTGGTCTTAATGACCGCAGGCTGTGTTGATCAGAAAGATACTCAGGCCAGTATCACTACCTCAGATACCGATGCAGGATCTGAGAAAGTTGATGTTGTCCGCCTGAGTGGTGGAGATTACGGCTATCCACAGCCATTCTCAATATATCCAAGAGGTCCGGGGTCATCAAAGGTTGGAATGATCTTCGACTGTCTGGTAGAAAGAAGTGATACAGGTATAGTCCCCTGGCTGGCTGAAAGCTGGGAAACCAGTTCAGATGGAATGGAATATACATTCTATCTCCGTGAAGGTGTAAGCTGGAGTGACGGAGAGCCATTTACAGCAGATGATGTACAATTCACTTTTGATTATGAACAGAAAAATATACCAGTATCCGGAGGAATTGAGGATGGAGTTGTAGATAGTGTTCAGGTAGTAGATGGCAATACTGTCAAATTCATACTCACTCAACCCGTGTCATCATTTCTTTACGAAATGACCGGTTTTAAGGTCATACCAAAACATATATACGAAAATATAGATGACCCTACAGGTTTTCTTGATCCTGAAGCAGTAACCGGAACAGGTCCGTTCCTTCTTGAAGAATATAATAAAGAGCATGGAACATACAGGTTTGTAACAAACGAGAACTTCTGGGGTTCTGATACTGCCGTTGAAGCTGTCGAATTTGTTCCTGTCAGTGATGCACTGGTTTCTTTTGAACAGGGTGAAATTGATTTCACAAGCATATCACCTGACACTCTTGATCGCTTTACATCAGACCCTGCTATAAGGGTCGTACAGCAGCCTGCTTTCTGGGGATACCAGTTCTATTTCAACATGAACAAATGCACTGAGCTTAATGACAAAAAGATAAGACAGGCTTTTGTTTATGCCATCGATCGTGAAGAACTGGTGGAAACGATAGGTAGAGGTGCAGGAAAACCAGGAGAAATGGGCATACTTCCTGAAGACCACATATGGTACAATTCTGACCAACCAGAATATGAATATAATCCTGACAAAGCCGGAGAATTACTGGACGAAGCAGGATGGATTGATACCGATGGTGACGGAGTACGCGATAAGAATGGAGAATCATTATCATATATATTGTCGCTTGGAAGCGGTGAAGTTCGTATTGGAGAACTTATAAAAGAGAGACTCAGTGAAGTTGGTATCGATGTTCAGGTCAAAGCTCTTGAAAGCAAGTCCCGTGATGCAAACCTGAATACCGGAGACTTTGAGCTTGCAATAAGTGGCTTTGGTGGCTGGGGAAGAGATGCTGATTATCTCCGCACAAGATATTGTGATACAAATTCAGGATCAGATAGTGTGGCCTCCGGTGCAGCAATATTTGGTTATCACAATGACACCCTGAATGACCTTGGAACACAGGAATTACAGGAACTTGATGATGAGAAACGCAAAGAAATAGTATATGAAATGCAGGCCGTGCTTGCAGATGATATCCCCACAATACCTCTTTATTATACTACAAAATATGATGCGTGGCGTATTTCAACTTATGATGGATGGGTGAGTGCTTATGACCATCATGCAAAAACACACTGTATTTTTTCATACCTGAAGAGGGATTGA
- a CDS encoding ABC transporter substrate-binding protein: MKSKVQYIAMLGILLCILLSAGCTENVTDNSIVSDEVTDEVQYRTVVDSRGVEVQIPADIERVATISDGLVEGVMTAIGVQDTLVGVGSSCLQRNFNYSYETVGGETYEYEDGMNPVTYLNPGIMDLPLFVSSGSAVNYETLASLEPDVVIVRIGSCSLRDLDDENTQKSIDTMESLGIPIVVLYDPNCYDSPDMTTISDEINIIGQVFGKEDKTQVIADYLENQVSFVSKRTQDIQEEDKTNVLIFGASPKARGQGGAGQVFGLDTIESFFIEDIVNANNAFREEGYFKTVSAEHLLALNPDVIVLCTASGYHPPLELYEAPYYQDLQEMDAIKNRRVSAFPWSPCNCAKRLEYPIDVMVIATGTYPELFEDVQLEEWLLGFYQNVYGVDLETAKELRSAQWMDWTVDECPTCT, encoded by the coding sequence ATGAAATCAAAGGTACAGTATATTGCAATGTTGGGAATATTGCTGTGCATTCTGCTAAGTGCCGGGTGCACAGAAAATGTAACAGATAATAGTATTGTGTCAGATGAAGTAACGGATGAAGTGCAATACAGAACAGTTGTTGATAGTCGTGGCGTGGAAGTTCAGATTCCCGCTGATATTGAAAGGGTTGCCACTATAAGTGATGGTCTGGTTGAAGGAGTGATGACAGCAATCGGTGTTCAGGACACTCTTGTAGGAGTTGGTTCAAGCTGTCTACAGCGCAATTTTAACTATTCATATGAAACCGTAGGTGGGGAAACCTACGAATACGAGGATGGAATGAACCCTGTGACATATCTTAATCCAGGTATTATGGACCTTCCACTCTTCGTATCTTCCGGTTCCGCAGTGAACTATGAAACCCTTGCAAGTCTTGAGCCGGATGTTGTGATTGTAAGAATTGGAAGTTGCTCATTACGAGATCTCGACGACGAGAATACTCAGAAAAGCATCGATACAATGGAATCACTTGGTATTCCGATAGTTGTTCTCTATGACCCCAATTGCTACGATTCTCCTGACATGACCACCATATCCGATGAGATTAATATAATCGGGCAGGTATTTGGAAAAGAAGATAAAACACAGGTTATTGCAGACTATCTTGAAAACCAGGTCAGTTTTGTAAGTAAGCGGACGCAGGACATTCAGGAAGAGGATAAAACCAATGTGCTGATATTCGGAGCATCTCCGAAAGCACGGGGACAGGGCGGTGCCGGACAGGTATTCGGACTTGATACAATTGAATCCTTCTTCATTGAGGATATAGTAAATGCAAACAATGCATTCCGGGAAGAAGGATATTTCAAGACGGTAAGTGCAGAGCATCTGCTGGCACTTAACCCGGATGTCATAGTTTTGTGTACAGCTTCAGGGTATCATCCGCCTCTTGAACTTTATGAAGCACCGTATTACCAGGACCTTCAGGAAATGGATGCAATCAAGAACAGAAGAGTATCAGCTTTCCCCTGGTCTCCATGCAACTGTGCAAAAAGACTTGAGTATCCTATCGATGTGATGGTAATTGCAACCGGCACTTATCCGGAACTGTTTGAGGATGTGCAGCTTGAAGAATGGCTACTTGGATTCTACCAGAATGTCTATGGCGTGGATCTTGAAACTGCAAAGGAATTACGTTCAGCACAATGGATGGACTGGACTGTAGATGAATGTCCAACTTGTACCTGA
- a CDS encoding ABC transporter ATP-binding protein, with the protein MLKVNNIHFNYGTTRILDDLSFNVEEGQLCGLFGPNGCGKTTLFKCCMNFLKYHMGSVVMDGVDIKECSIEDMAKIVAYVPQEHKPPFPYLVKEVVLMGRTPHLGGFFGISREDKEKAWNALELLDISHLADQPYNQLSGGQRQMVLIARAIAQETRIIFLDEPTSALDFSNQMRIWDLMRKVKDQGITVLACSHDPNHVSWFCDKVVVMNRSGILCQGPPHDVITESVLNDVYQDMCAVKSLDGIRMVLPRSVSARVW; encoded by the coding sequence ATGCTGAAAGTGAACAACATTCATTTTAACTACGGGACCACCCGGATTCTGGATGACCTGTCTTTCAATGTTGAAGAAGGACAGTTATGCGGGCTTTTCGGACCAAACGGCTGTGGGAAAACAACCCTGTTCAAATGCTGCATGAATTTTCTGAAATATCATATGGGTTCGGTTGTAATGGACGGTGTGGACATTAAAGAATGCAGCATCGAAGATATGGCAAAAATCGTTGCATATGTTCCCCAGGAACATAAACCGCCTTTTCCGTATCTTGTCAAGGAAGTCGTCCTGATGGGAAGAACCCCGCATCTTGGAGGATTTTTTGGAATCAGCCGGGAGGACAAGGAAAAAGCGTGGAATGCTCTGGAATTACTTGACATCTCCCACCTGGCAGATCAGCCTTACAATCAGCTGTCAGGAGGACAACGCCAGATGGTACTGATAGCAAGGGCAATTGCACAGGAAACGAGAATAATTTTTCTGGATGAACCTACATCTGCTCTGGATTTCAGTAACCAGATGCGTATATGGGATTTGATGAGGAAAGTCAAAGACCAGGGAATAACGGTTCTTGCATGCAGTCATGATCCTAATCACGTATCCTGGTTCTGCGACAAAGTTGTGGTAATGAACAGGAGTGGCATTCTTTGTCAGGGTCCGCCACATGATGTGATAACTGAGTCCGTGCTCAATGATGTTTATCAGGACATGTGTGCGGTCAAGTCGTTAGATGGAATTAGAATGGTGTTACCCAGAAGTGTTTCTGCCAGAGTGTGGTAG
- a CDS encoding iron ABC transporter permease — protein MFEVFRKGIRSKDECEANIETFSDMRKYGILFIFFLVLLFAAAIAMVMGAYDISFTDVYATILANMGLYGDVSNVSKLHNTIIWNIRLPRVLLAITVGAALASSGAVFQGCFRNPLVEPYILGVSSGAAFGAALGIVYPSIFSSVQISAFIFGSLAVVAAYTLARTRGQTPIVTLILGGVIIGSIFSALVSLLKYMASDSALREIVFWLMGGFYYATWQDVFLTVPIVFVSFLIMWSYSWKLNILSMGDEEAKALGVNPERSKLIIITIATLVTAIAVSTVGIIAWVGLMMPHAARMILGPDNRFVIPSAAMLGSIYLIICDTMARTLTTSEIPVGIITSIVGAPYLCYLLRNKGRSLLG, from the coding sequence ATGTTTGAAGTTTTCAGGAAAGGCATCCGTTCAAAAGACGAATGCGAAGCAAATATTGAAACATTCTCTGATATGCGGAAATATGGAATTCTTTTCATATTTTTCCTGGTTTTGTTATTTGCAGCAGCCATTGCCATGGTTATGGGAGCATATGACATCTCATTTACAGATGTCTATGCGACCATACTAGCAAATATGGGCCTTTATGGAGATGTTTCCAATGTCAGTAAATTGCATAACACAATCATATGGAACATTCGTCTCCCACGAGTTCTGCTTGCAATAACTGTCGGAGCTGCACTTGCAAGTTCTGGTGCTGTTTTCCAGGGCTGTTTTAGAAATCCGCTTGTAGAACCTTACATTCTTGGTGTATCGTCAGGTGCTGCATTTGGTGCAGCACTTGGAATTGTTTATCCTTCTATATTTAGTTCCGTTCAGATATCCGCATTCATATTCGGTTCTCTGGCAGTAGTAGCAGCATACACACTTGCAAGGACACGTGGCCAGACACCCATAGTAACCCTGATACTTGGCGGAGTAATAATCGGATCGATATTCTCAGCACTGGTGTCCCTGCTAAAATACATGGCAAGTGACTCTGCACTTCGTGAAATTGTATTCTGGCTCATGGGAGGATTCTATTATGCAACCTGGCAGGACGTATTTCTCACTGTTCCGATAGTGTTCGTTTCGTTCCTGATAATGTGGTCCTATTCATGGAAACTCAACATACTTTCCATGGGAGATGAAGAAGCAAAAGCACTTGGTGTCAACCCTGAAAGATCAAAACTTATCATAATTACTATTGCGACACTTGTGACTGCCATAGCTGTTTCCACTGTGGGTATAATTGCATGGGTCGGACTTATGATGCCACATGCCGCCAGGATGATACTCGGACCTGATAACAGATTTGTTATCCCGTCTGCCGCTATGCTGGGAAGTATTTACCTTATTATCTGTGACACTATGGCAAGGACCCTGACAACCTCGGAGATTCCTGTAGGAATTATAACTTCGATAGTCGGTGCACCATATTTGTGTTATCTTCTGCGAAATAAAGGCAGATCATTACTGGGGTGA
- a CDS encoding ABC transporter ATP-binding protein, which translates to MVTVNVNNVTFGYNSAKILHDVSVDIDRSSFVSIVGPNGAGKSTLLKCVNKILKPESGNILVDKNNIHEMKRMEVARNVAYVPQSSNRVFPTTVFETVMMGRRPHLGWFSNEDDKEKVWQVLEEMGLDDLALRNFDELSGGQQQKILIARALAQETGVILLDEPTSNLDIWHQLDVMENVRSLVNNKNVTALMVVHDLNMASKYSDWILMMKNGKIVSAGNPASVLTCDNIEQVYGVEAHVHTHAGIPYVMPLKQVGLAADACMMQATDRFEA; encoded by the coding sequence ATGGTTACAGTGAATGTAAACAATGTCACTTTTGGATATAACAGCGCAAAAATACTTCATGATGTATCGGTGGATATTGACAGATCAAGCTTTGTCAGTATTGTAGGACCAAACGGAGCAGGCAAATCAACGCTACTCAAGTGTGTTAACAAGATTCTCAAACCTGAATCCGGAAACATTCTTGTTGACAAAAACAACATTCATGAAATGAAACGAATGGAAGTGGCAAGAAATGTTGCCTATGTTCCCCAGAGTTCGAACAGGGTCTTCCCTACAACTGTTTTTGAAACGGTGATGATGGGAAGACGTCCTCATCTCGGATGGTTCAGTAACGAAGATGATAAAGAAAAGGTGTGGCAGGTTCTTGAGGAAATGGGTCTTGATGACCTGGCCTTACGTAATTTTGATGAACTTAGCGGAGGCCAGCAACAGAAGATTCTGATCGCAAGAGCCCTGGCACAGGAAACCGGGGTTATTCTCCTTGACGAACCCACAAGCAATCTTGACATCTGGCACCAGCTTGATGTGATGGAAAATGTGAGGTCGCTTGTCAATAACAAAAATGTGACAGCATTGATGGTTGTTCATGATCTCAATATGGCTTCCAAGTATTCAGACTGGATCCTGATGATGAAAAATGGGAAGATCGTATCTGCTGGCAATCCGGCATCAGTGCTCACATGTGATAACATCGAGCAGGTCTATGGTGTTGAAGCGCATGTCCATACACATGCAGGAATTCCATATGTGATGCCTCTTAAGCAGGTGGGACTGGCCGCTGATGCCTGCATGATGCAGGCTACAGACAGATTTGAAGCTTAA
- a CDS encoding iron ABC transporter permease: MSNLFKKEAKNKVDHFEGSGNGQQSDVRDDYQRYVGRKIILLIGMFALIILLGAFFVTIGPLEVSVIEVYKILISRYFPDLFVTSGLPSQVVWNIRLPRIVAGIMAGFGLGVCGCVMQSVLKNPLASPFTLGISSGASFGVAVAAVLGVGIISGPYLLVGNAFLFAMLCSLFIIALASLKGATSETLILAGIAINYLFSSLTDLFKYFATDEQLRLMVSWGMGDLSAFSWSNFLLLLCVFVICVPLMYLKANDLNIMVIGDENAKSLGIDANKVRMFCMLLASLLIATIVCFTGTIAFIGLVAPHMARMLIGSDHKYLFPASGLLGALVLICADVTGMNLIRPTIIPTGIMTSLLGVPFFMYLILKRKKKEFW, encoded by the coding sequence ATGTCTAACCTGTTTAAAAAAGAAGCAAAAAACAAGGTGGATCACTTTGAAGGTTCTGGTAATGGGCAGCAATCAGATGTAAGGGATGATTACCAGCGTTATGTTGGAAGAAAAATCATTCTTTTAATCGGCATGTTTGCTCTTATTATTTTACTGGGAGCTTTTTTTGTAACCATCGGCCCCCTTGAAGTTTCAGTAATTGAAGTCTACAAGATTCTTATTTCCAGATATTTCCCTGACCTGTTTGTAACCTCCGGCCTTCCTTCTCAGGTAGTCTGGAATATTCGTTTACCCCGGATTGTTGCCGGTATTATGGCAGGTTTTGGTCTGGGAGTATGCGGATGTGTAATGCAATCGGTTTTGAAAAACCCCCTGGCAAGCCCGTTCACACTTGGTATTTCCTCAGGAGCAAGTTTTGGAGTTGCAGTTGCTGCCGTATTGGGAGTAGGAATAATAAGTGGCCCTTATTTGCTTGTGGGGAATGCTTTCTTGTTTGCCATGCTGTGCTCCCTGTTCATCATTGCTCTTGCAAGCCTTAAAGGGGCTACTTCAGAAACCCTTATTCTTGCAGGAATTGCAATAAATTACCTGTTCAGTTCTCTCACTGATCTGTTCAAGTATTTTGCAACGGATGAACAGCTTCGTCTGATGGTGAGCTGGGGAATGGGAGACCTGTCTGCTTTTTCATGGAGCAATTTCCTGCTTCTGCTATGCGTCTTTGTTATTTGCGTCCCATTGATGTACTTGAAGGCAAACGACCTGAATATCATGGTAATAGGAGATGAAAATGCAAAAAGTCTTGGTATTGATGCCAACAAGGTCAGGATGTTCTGTATGCTGCTTGCAAGTCTTTTAATTGCGACCATTGTTTGTTTTACAGGAACTATCGCTTTTATAGGGCTGGTTGCACCGCATATGGCACGCATGCTAATTGGTTCGGATCACAAATACCTGTTCCCTGCATCGGGTCTTTTAGGTGCACTTGTACTGATATGTGCTGATGTTACAGGTATGAACTTAATTAGGCCAACTATCATTCCGACCGGCATAATGACTTCACTGCTTGGAGTGCCGTTCTTCATGTATCTGATACTCAAGAGAAAGAAGAAGGAGTTCTGGTAA
- a CDS encoding iron ABC transporter substrate-binding protein: MSKMRIFLIGMVVLACSFASMINATALYSTLPCDDGDGSLTESEVSDAVCDYMLEDSSYTLDDVGDASYILTFWDGKPKTVTDYNDREVTFYRPIERIVTTNPDNSRIVIALGDLDKMVSSDECTRGQCVLPRDSNDEKIATDAWEALQIYGGGQLDDLPETNTRHEIDYETMALLQPDIVFDTTSANRGELVEEKVGCPCVEAGSGFTFAQNYDHIELLGTVLDREERADELAEFIRSKVEMIESVTSQMDESEKPTVYFAPRGATKGFYDSVEGRDFTRTEAVYEPLTIAGGRNLAKDCTGTNVNVAPEQIVVWAPEVIFVAIGTWDGESGVGFVTETPELSEIPAVRNDQVYDCFYPYCRGRPIDKTLFNLLYMAKRLHPDEFSDIDLEAEGNEIYKQFLGVDGMFSELVEYQTFPKEVY; encoded by the coding sequence ATGAGTAAAATGAGAATTTTTTTGATTGGAATGGTAGTACTTGCCTGTTCATTTGCTTCTATGATTAACGCTACTGCACTGTATTCCACTCTTCCCTGTGATGATGGTGACGGATCACTGACCGAAAGTGAGGTTTCAGACGCCGTTTGTGATTATATGCTTGAAGATAGCTCTTATACCCTGGACGATGTCGGAGATGCTTCATATATACTTACATTCTGGGACGGAAAACCAAAAACCGTTACTGACTATAATGACAGAGAAGTTACATTTTACAGGCCCATTGAAAGAATAGTCACAACCAATCCTGATAACTCGAGAATCGTTATTGCACTGGGGGACCTTGATAAAATGGTTTCTTCAGATGAATGCACGCGCGGGCAATGTGTGCTTCCAAGAGATTCAAATGATGAAAAGATTGCCACAGATGCTTGGGAAGCTCTTCAGATATATGGTGGAGGGCAACTTGATGACCTGCCTGAAACTAACACCCGTCATGAAATAGATTATGAGACCATGGCTCTTCTTCAGCCGGATATTGTTTTTGACACAACTTCTGCTAACAGGGGTGAACTGGTTGAGGAAAAGGTCGGTTGCCCATGTGTGGAAGCAGGTTCCGGATTTACGTTCGCACAGAACTATGATCATATAGAACTGTTAGGAACTGTACTTGACAGGGAAGAGAGGGCCGATGAACTGGCGGAGTTTATACGTTCTAAAGTGGAGATGATTGAATCAGTAACTTCACAAATGGATGAAAGTGAAAAGCCGACAGTTTATTTTGCTCCAAGAGGAGCTACAAAAGGTTTTTACGATTCCGTTGAAGGAAGGGACTTCACCCGTACCGAAGCCGTATACGAACCACTAACCATTGCAGGTGGAAGAAATCTTGCAAAGGACTGTACAGGTACTAACGTCAATGTTGCTCCAGAGCAGATTGTCGTATGGGCGCCTGAAGTAATCTTCGTTGCAATAGGTACATGGGATGGGGAGAGTGGTGTTGGTTTTGTAACGGAAACCCCTGAACTCTCAGAGATTCCTGCTGTAAGGAACGATCAGGTCTATGATTGTTTCTATCCTTATTGCAGAGGCAGGCCTATTGACAAAACTTTATTCAACTTGCTCTACATGGCAAAACGCCTGCATCCGGATGAATTCAGTGATATTGACCTGGAAGCTGAAGGGAATGAGATATACAAGCAGTTCCTTGGAGTCGATGGTATGTTCTCCGAACTTGTAGAATATCAGACTTTCCCCAAAGAAGTGTATTGA
- a CDS encoding P-loop NTPase encodes MKILICGKGGCGKSTLTALLAQTMSREGYNVLVVDNDESNFGLHRQLGLELPEDFLNFFGGKKDLVERMKASFSTGEEVKFFDKRWEIADIPGEYVSQAENISLMAVGKIHDFGEGCACPMGVLSKHLLKNIDAGSNDIVLVDTEAGIEHFGRGVEEGCDALLMVIDPSYESVCLSEKISSLAEAAGKDLYYVLNRVEGKTKSILCEKVPEDRILATLPVMVSVFKAGLMGEKFQVDVPEVEEISDFLKNMNNT; translated from the coding sequence TTGAAAATACTGATATGCGGAAAAGGCGGATGCGGAAAGAGTACATTAACAGCTTTACTGGCACAGACAATGTCCAGAGAAGGATATAATGTACTTGTGGTTGACAATGATGAATCCAATTTCGGACTTCACAGGCAACTGGGACTGGAATTACCTGAGGATTTCCTGAATTTCTTTGGCGGAAAAAAAGACCTGGTTGAAAGAATGAAGGCTTCTTTTTCAACAGGCGAAGAAGTAAAGTTCTTTGATAAAAGATGGGAGATTGCAGACATACCCGGTGAATATGTCTCACAGGCAGAGAACATTTCACTAATGGCTGTTGGAAAAATCCATGATTTCGGGGAAGGCTGTGCCTGTCCAATGGGAGTTCTTTCAAAGCACCTGCTTAAGAATATAGATGCCGGAAGCAACGACATTGTTTTAGTTGACACTGAAGCCGGAATAGAACATTTCGGCAGGGGCGTGGAAGAAGGCTGTGATGCATTGCTGATGGTAATTGATCCATCCTATGAATCCGTCTGCCTATCCGAAAAGATAAGCAGTCTGGCAGAAGCTGCCGGAAAAGACCTCTACTATGTGCTGAACAGGGTTGAAGGAAAAACTAAAAGCATCCTTTGCGAAAAAGTCCCGGAAGATCGAATTCTGGCAACTCTGCCTGTAATGGTTTCAGTTTTTAAGGCAGGGCTTATGGGTGAAAAATTCCAGGTTGATGTGCCTGAGGTGGAAGAGATTTCTGATTTTTTGAAGAATATGAATAACACTTGA